The Hyphomicrobium sp. MC1 genome window below encodes:
- a CDS encoding VOC family protein encodes MSQVQENAGGIRSENCQAITPHLVCAGAADAIDFYKKAFGAEEEMRLVGANGKLMHAAVRVGNARFMLVDELPEWGSSSPITLGGSPVTIHLYVADVDAFVERAVKAGAILRMPVEDMFWGDRYGIIEDPFGHKWSVATHKRDMSEREIKEAMKKFMPSSDHAS; translated from the coding sequence GTGTCCCAAGTTCAGGAGAATGCCGGCGGCATCCGAAGCGAAAATTGCCAAGCGATCACCCCCCATCTCGTCTGCGCGGGGGCGGCTGACGCGATCGACTTCTACAAAAAGGCATTCGGCGCCGAAGAAGAAATGCGGCTGGTGGGTGCCAACGGGAAGCTGATGCATGCTGCCGTTCGCGTCGGTAACGCCCGCTTCATGCTGGTCGACGAGTTGCCGGAATGGGGTTCATCTTCGCCGATCACGCTCGGCGGCAGCCCGGTCACGATCCACCTCTATGTCGCCGATGTCGACGCATTCGTCGAGCGCGCCGTGAAGGCCGGTGCGATTCTGCGCATGCCGGTCGAAGACATGTTCTGGGGCGACCGCTACGGCATCATCGAAGATCCGTTCGGGCACAAGTGGTCGGTCGCGACGCACAAACGCGATATGAGCGAGCGCGAAATCAAAGAGGCGATGAAGAAATTCATGCCGTCGTCCGACCACGCGTCCTGA
- the greA gene encoding transcription elongation factor GreA — MSRAFVRESDAVEELPEKLVSEHRNLVTPEGLALIQAEVERLQDELAEGQRSGDRDAIQRTSRDLRYWNQRLTTAEVQAAPANASIVSFGSTVTLERDDGRVQKFRIVGEDESDPAKGKISYVSPLAQALMEKAVGDTVTAGAGEAEIIKIE; from the coding sequence ATGAGCAGAGCATTTGTCAGAGAATCCGATGCCGTCGAAGAGCTTCCCGAGAAGCTCGTGTCCGAGCATCGCAACCTCGTCACCCCGGAAGGCTTAGCGCTGATCCAGGCCGAGGTCGAACGCCTTCAGGATGAGCTGGCCGAGGGCCAGCGCTCCGGAGATCGTGATGCCATCCAACGGACGTCACGCGATCTGCGCTATTGGAACCAGCGGCTGACGACGGCCGAAGTCCAGGCCGCGCCGGCGAACGCTTCCATCGTCTCGTTCGGCTCGACCGTCACGCTCGAGCGCGACGACGGCCGCGTGCAGAAATTCCGCATCGTCGGCGAAGACGAATCCGATCCCGCCAAAGGCAAGATCTCTTACGTTTCTCCGCTCGCCCAGGCGCTGATGGAAAAAGCCGTTGGCGACACCGTCACGGCCGGCGCGGGCGAGGCCGAGATCATCAAGATCGAGTAG
- a CDS encoding secondary thiamine-phosphate synthase enzyme YjbQ, whose protein sequence is MRQYQQTLTLNTRGQGLSEFTLDVVQIVSDAEIEVGLAHIFCRHTSASLLIQENADPDVQRDLVAFFKRLVPDGDPLFIHRSEGADDMPAHIKSALTQTTLTIPIANGRLMLGTWQGIYLFEHRAHPHDRQVIVHVIGD, encoded by the coding sequence ATGCGGCAATACCAGCAAACATTGACCCTTAACACCCGTGGACAGGGTCTGTCCGAGTTTACGCTCGACGTGGTGCAGATCGTCAGCGACGCAGAGATCGAGGTGGGACTCGCGCACATTTTCTGCCGCCACACGTCGGCGTCGCTGCTGATCCAGGAGAACGCCGATCCAGACGTGCAGCGCGATCTCGTTGCCTTCTTCAAGCGCCTCGTACCGGACGGCGATCCGCTCTTCATTCACCGCTCGGAAGGCGCCGACGACATGCCGGCGCACATCAAGAGTGCGCTGACGCAGACGACCCTGACGATCCCGATCGCCAACGGGCGGCTGATGCTCGGGACGTGGCAGGGCATTTACCTTTTTGAGCATCGCGCGCATCCGCACGACCGACAGGTCATCGTGCATGTGATCGGCGATTAA
- a CDS encoding carboxymuconolactone decarboxylase family protein, translating to MRLPLIPLDTLTPEQKTLYADMKNGIQNNFKGFTAINETGQLIGPWNPWLRFPQFGGAVWEYTKAMSASPKLPRQVREIAILVTGTKFHAAYELYAHVLVAELRGLPDEKITTIIAGNRPNDLTEEEAVAYDLASSLVTGSTLPALTYNRAVGAFGEDGAAEFIYLVGLYCAVSVILNGFDVPLPDDGTAD from the coding sequence ATGCGCCTGCCTCTGATCCCGCTGGATACGCTGACGCCCGAGCAGAAAACGCTCTATGCCGACATGAAGAACGGCATCCAGAACAACTTCAAAGGTTTCACCGCGATCAACGAGACCGGCCAGCTTATCGGGCCATGGAACCCGTGGCTGCGCTTTCCGCAGTTCGGCGGCGCGGTGTGGGAGTATACCAAGGCGATGTCGGCATCGCCGAAGCTACCGCGGCAGGTGCGCGAGATCGCCATTCTCGTCACCGGCACGAAGTTTCACGCGGCGTATGAACTCTACGCGCATGTGCTTGTCGCGGAATTGCGCGGGCTTCCCGACGAAAAAATCACGACCATCATTGCCGGAAACCGGCCGAACGATCTGACGGAAGAGGAAGCTGTCGCCTATGATCTGGCGTCGAGCCTCGTGACGGGGAGCACGCTTCCGGCGTTGACATATAACCGCGCCGTCGGCGCATTCGGTGAGGATGGCGCGGCGGAGTTCATCTATCTCGTCGGGCTTTATTGTGCAGTCTCGGTCATCCTCAATGGCTTCGACGTGCCGTTGCCTGACGACGGAACCGCGGATTGA
- a CDS encoding TIGR02466 family protein, with protein sequence MARIQELFVTHVYREELQRGATSALMAELLDAAHEIAAADRAGQGWSKANDYPGYTSYASLNDLPDRHPAFADLVAVLDRQVAAFGRTLEFDFDGRRLVLDSLWINILKPGGYHTAHIHPHSVISGTLYLAVPKDASAIKYEDPRLAMQMAAPPKKPSAKDKNRTFVSVAPAPGTLLLWESWLRHEVPVNHAKAERVSVSFNYRLD encoded by the coding sequence ATGGCACGCATTCAAGAGCTTTTCGTCACCCACGTTTACCGTGAGGAGCTCCAGCGCGGCGCGACATCCGCGCTCATGGCCGAGCTTCTGGATGCCGCTCACGAAATCGCTGCCGCCGACCGGGCGGGGCAGGGATGGTCGAAAGCCAATGATTATCCTGGATATACATCCTATGCCTCACTCAACGACCTCCCCGATCGGCATCCGGCCTTTGCCGATCTTGTCGCGGTGCTGGATCGCCAGGTCGCGGCCTTTGGCCGGACGCTCGAATTTGACTTCGACGGCCGCCGCCTCGTGCTCGACAGCCTCTGGATCAACATCCTGAAGCCCGGCGGCTATCACACGGCGCACATTCACCCTCATTCGGTCATCAGCGGCACGCTCTATCTCGCGGTGCCGAAGGACGCGAGCGCTATCAAATACGAAGACCCACGGCTGGCGATGCAGATGGCAGCCCCGCCGAAGAAGCCCTCGGCGAAGGACAAGAACAGAACGTTCGTCTCAGTCGCGCCCGCGCCGGGCACGCTGCTGCTCTGGGAAAGCTGGCTTCGCCATGAAGTGCCGGTCAATCACGCCAAAGCCGAGCGCGTGTCTGTGAGCTTCAATTACCGATTGGATTGA
- a CDS encoding ketosteroid isomerase-related protein, producing MSETSAESAARAATAALIRDYYEAFNRGDTDAMLKFLTDDVIHDVNQGERRQGIEKFRAFNARMTHNYKEELKDIVVMVSKDATRASAEFNVHGIYKNTEEGLPDAVGQKYVLPAGTFFAIRDGKIARVTTYYNLTDWIAQVAG from the coding sequence ATGTCCGAGACGTCCGCTGAATCTGCGGCCCGCGCCGCAACCGCCGCCCTCATCCGCGACTACTATGAGGCTTTCAACCGCGGCGATACCGACGCGATGCTCAAATTTCTGACCGACGACGTCATTCACGACGTCAACCAGGGCGAGCGCCGTCAGGGCATCGAGAAGTTCCGCGCCTTCAATGCGCGCATGACGCACAACTACAAGGAAGAGCTGAAAGACATCGTCGTCATGGTGTCGAAGGACGCAACGCGCGCTTCCGCCGAATTCAACGTGCACGGCATTTACAAGAACACGGAAGAAGGTCTGCCCGACGCGGTCGGCCAGAAGTATGTTCTCCCGGCCGGCACGTTCTTCGCCATCCGCGACGGCAAGATTGCGCGCGTCACCACCTATTACAATCTGACCGACTGGATCGCACAGGTCGCAGGCTAA
- a CDS encoding carbon-nitrogen hydrolase family protein, with the protein MTAKKTLKVASSQYPIGQPKTLAEWEEKIALWVKNGAATGAELLVFPEYAAIEQAACFGPEVYSDLQATLAKVAEIKDARVQFHVDLAKKHKVHILVGSGPEKTADGLFVNSAQLVTPKGSVGVQEKLVMTPFEKNWGVTAGKTVRVFETSIGTFGIAICYDSEFPLISRAMAEAGAQVLLVPSCTERVSGYHRVRTGSMARALENTIAAVQSPTVGDAPWSPAVDFNAGAAGIYVPSEHGISDTGVLAQGTLNAAEWVVADIDIARLTHLRVSAEMHNFGDWSVQPGAPTPKVDVEVVKLI; encoded by the coding sequence ATGACCGCCAAGAAGACACTCAAAGTTGCGAGCTCTCAGTACCCGATCGGCCAGCCGAAGACGCTTGCCGAATGGGAAGAGAAGATCGCGCTTTGGGTGAAGAATGGCGCAGCGACGGGCGCAGAGCTTCTGGTCTTTCCGGAGTACGCGGCGATCGAGCAGGCGGCGTGCTTCGGTCCGGAGGTCTATAGCGACCTGCAGGCGACGCTTGCCAAGGTGGCAGAGATCAAGGACGCGCGCGTTCAGTTTCACGTCGATCTCGCCAAGAAGCACAAGGTGCATATCCTCGTCGGCTCGGGACCTGAGAAGACCGCAGACGGGTTGTTCGTCAACTCGGCGCAGCTCGTCACGCCGAAGGGTTCGGTCGGCGTGCAGGAAAAGCTCGTCATGACGCCGTTCGAAAAGAACTGGGGCGTGACGGCGGGGAAGACGGTGCGCGTGTTCGAGACGTCGATCGGCACGTTCGGCATCGCGATCTGCTACGATAGCGAATTCCCGCTGATCTCTCGCGCGATGGCGGAAGCTGGCGCGCAAGTGTTGCTTGTGCCGTCATGCACGGAGCGCGTCTCGGGTTATCACCGGGTGCGCACCGGCTCGATGGCGCGCGCGCTCGAAAACACCATTGCGGCCGTGCAGAGCCCAACCGTCGGCGATGCGCCGTGGTCTCCGGCTGTCGACTTCAATGCCGGTGCAGCCGGCATTTACGTGCCGTCCGAGCATGGCATTTCCGATACGGGCGTGCTTGCGCAAGGCACGCTCAACGCGGCCGAGTGGGTCGTCGCCGATATCGACATTGCGCGGCTTACGCATTTGCGCGTTTCGGCCGAGATGCACAATTTCGGCGATTGGTCGGTGCAGCCCGGCGCTCCGACGCCAAAAGTCGACGTCGAAGTCGTGAAGCTGATTTAG
- a CDS encoding SIMPL domain-containing protein, producing MLSALRPRDIVSALAIGGIVALLMFSPAMARADDKPLERTITVSATGTAEAEPDRARITSGVSTEAETARDALTKNSETMTKIIDELKGKGINPKDIQTASFNVEPVMDYKEGQPPKVRGYRVGNQVIVLVRKLDQLGEILDNVVSAGANQIQGLAFEVSKEDALKDDARKEAVANALRRAKLLAAAAGADVGDVIQISEETSSNGPVMYAPRLAKAATSSVPIEAGTSTLEARVTITWALK from the coding sequence ATGCTTAGCGCTTTGCGTCCTCGAGATATTGTTTCGGCTCTCGCAATCGGCGGCATAGTCGCGCTGCTGATGTTCTCGCCCGCCATGGCGCGCGCGGACGATAAACCATTGGAACGGACAATTACCGTCTCGGCGACAGGCACGGCCGAGGCAGAGCCTGATCGCGCGCGCATCACGTCCGGCGTTTCGACGGAAGCCGAGACCGCGCGTGACGCGTTAACGAAGAACAGCGAGACGATGACGAAGATCATCGACGAGCTGAAAGGCAAAGGCATCAACCCGAAAGATATCCAGACGGCTTCGTTCAACGTCGAGCCGGTGATGGACTATAAAGAGGGCCAGCCACCGAAGGTGCGCGGCTATCGCGTCGGCAATCAGGTGATCGTTCTGGTTCGCAAGCTCGATCAGCTAGGCGAGATCCTCGACAATGTCGTGAGCGCAGGCGCCAACCAGATTCAGGGCCTCGCCTTCGAGGTGTCGAAAGAAGATGCTCTGAAGGACGACGCGCGCAAGGAAGCCGTCGCCAATGCGCTGCGCCGTGCCAAGCTTCTCGCCGCAGCTGCGGGTGCCGACGTCGGCGACGTGATACAGATTTCGGAAGAGACCTCGTCGAACGGCCCGGTGATGTACGCACCGCGGCTCGCGAAAGCTGCCACGTCCTCGGTGCCCATCGAAGCCGGCACCAGCACGCTCGAAGCGCGTGTGACGATCACCTGGGCATTGAAGTAA